A stretch of the Vibrio sp. YMD68 genome encodes the following:
- a CDS encoding conjugal transfer protein TraG N-terminal domain-containing protein: MPEFTIYSIGDSAFLEQILIAVAMITGTNDFTKMVSVGLLIGVVMITVQSVFQGAKQINIQQIFMGWLLYACFFVPTSLVKIEDAYTGQVRPVANVPIGIGFAGGVISNVGYTLTKLFETGYGIIVPNVTETHFSETLKLLNDVRRGVYDSAIFTALNQEQGGGYVDVRRSVSNYIRECTLTKVDLNLMSLDELLTLPLDQALQFNSSLYGTRVYLNASNPDGGDFTCSEAWSTAEGVGIVGALNNLSGSNVNNALNNLLGVDPTYTGVNALTKIADSLQAVGAISTSAVEYTKVALLEPLYYEAAAGRYQDLQDYGSALMINQAIQQRNTQWAAEQSMFMSVVRPMLTFFEGFVYAITPIMGFIIVMGSMGMTLAGKYFQTVLWIQLWMPVLSITNLFIHTAATNEMASLSTPGLNSMYALSSTGDILQNWIATGGMLAAATPIISLFIVTGSTYAFTSLANRVNGSDHVNEKIQSPDALNQGPVMNSQPAYNHNQFSGTMATGAESMISSFSLGSSIGSGVSSARAVQSQKSEAFSDTLGRGFSHGVSQDQAYSRLSSIGRTIGSQNTQQSQLVNQQAKSFMDKFQVDDQHADAVKGAFAMQATGSLDVKEAAAMVMPLMGTARAAVKNAVKGPSKGTGLATIPSQEDGAKGGGGDIVGLTAQAQGKTESSATDTSTWSASDVSQFMKNVSWGKTDSQALTNQLAHGINRQGGESFKQSWGDNLSQNLSKSAQELVSATNAYTTMDQLQNSMGSMTNSDFKTLGGEVARSPEAMDYLNQHYQNAPDSVRKEAANLEQRYRGYGMDPGVAKAAARLTAMTNTNNYQPGQQVGGFQAAVSAINLATGRNSGFESDPLQYSGLTPPTVPENLGQTVGSNVGSGPVLPSNFRENTISTSGTAPVTETPPTPPVTPVTGEHDANLQQLGNLANQTNRAVSSPEEQKARNNMLNALPDMSWSASTWGAVDNTGDWLARRAEQVGGAAVAGGQATASDFSNAMDQLRTMTPEQRDQFIEATQRGDDYISEEYGFGGEMAVAAAKLGRNVVGAAASGYNAAKEWLTGESDLSEAAKGMSLEQRGAFYAAAAASAAEAGGSAAANFMEQYGDEFKQTMAELGTSRYGLTNEQAAVYAESFDTNQDRMSQAVNNLKMQYAETDANGSVMMNEDGSPVLSQQNQEFTDQLVNVLQNAGDAGDRSGSYLTAVRGYNIANQQFD; the protein is encoded by the coding sequence ATGCCTGAATTTACTATTTACTCCATTGGCGACTCAGCATTTCTTGAGCAGATATTAATTGCTGTAGCCATGATCACGGGGACCAATGACTTCACCAAGATGGTCAGTGTTGGGTTGCTTATTGGTGTAGTGATGATAACCGTTCAATCTGTTTTCCAAGGGGCAAAACAGATCAATATTCAGCAAATTTTTATGGGGTGGCTACTATACGCCTGCTTCTTCGTACCGACTTCATTAGTCAAGATTGAAGATGCTTACACCGGGCAAGTTCGTCCTGTGGCAAACGTGCCGATTGGTATAGGCTTTGCCGGAGGTGTTATATCGAATGTTGGCTACACCCTAACAAAATTATTTGAGACTGGTTACGGCATTATCGTACCCAATGTTACTGAAACTCACTTTTCTGAAACACTCAAGCTACTGAATGATGTAAGACGCGGTGTGTACGATAGCGCTATTTTTACAGCCCTAAACCAAGAGCAAGGTGGTGGCTATGTTGATGTTCGTCGCTCAGTTTCTAATTACATTAGAGAATGTACGCTAACAAAAGTAGATCTCAACCTGATGAGCTTAGATGAGCTTCTAACACTCCCTTTAGATCAAGCCTTACAATTCAATTCTTCACTATACGGAACGCGTGTATATCTAAACGCGTCGAATCCCGATGGTGGTGATTTTACTTGTAGTGAGGCATGGTCTACAGCTGAGGGGGTTGGCATTGTTGGGGCATTAAATAACCTAAGTGGGTCCAATGTAAATAACGCTTTAAACAATCTACTTGGTGTAGATCCTACCTATACAGGTGTAAATGCTCTAACAAAGATAGCTGACTCATTACAAGCAGTAGGAGCAATTTCCACCTCAGCAGTAGAATATACAAAAGTCGCTCTACTAGAGCCTTTGTATTATGAAGCAGCTGCCGGACGATACCAGGACCTTCAAGACTATGGTTCTGCATTGATGATTAACCAAGCGATTCAACAGCGAAACACTCAATGGGCAGCAGAGCAATCTATGTTCATGTCAGTCGTCAGACCGATGTTAACGTTCTTTGAAGGTTTTGTTTACGCGATAACTCCTATAATGGGCTTTATCATCGTTATGGGTTCAATGGGAATGACGTTGGCAGGAAAATACTTCCAAACGGTTCTCTGGATACAGCTATGGATGCCAGTTCTATCTATAACAAACCTATTCATTCATACAGCAGCGACTAATGAAATGGCAAGCCTGTCTACACCAGGCTTAAACTCAATGTATGCATTATCCTCAACAGGAGACATTCTACAGAACTGGATCGCTACGGGGGGAATGTTAGCAGCAGCCACTCCTATTATTTCACTGTTCATAGTGACAGGATCAACATACGCATTTACCAGTCTAGCTAACAGGGTTAACGGTTCTGATCATGTCAATGAGAAAATTCAGTCGCCTGACGCTTTGAATCAAGGCCCAGTAATGAACAGTCAACCTGCATATAACCACAACCAATTTAGTGGGACGATGGCAACAGGAGCGGAAAGCATGATCAGTTCATTTTCTCTTGGCTCATCTATTGGAAGCGGGGTTAGCTCAGCAAGGGCAGTACAAAGCCAGAAGTCAGAAGCATTCTCAGACACCCTTGGCCGAGGTTTTTCTCATGGCGTATCACAAGACCAAGCATACTCCCGTCTTTCTAGCATTGGCCGAACAATCGGTTCACAAAACACTCAACAAAGCCAGTTGGTTAATCAACAAGCTAAAAGCTTCATGGATAAGTTTCAAGTTGATGATCAACATGCCGATGCTGTAAAAGGCGCGTTCGCAATGCAGGCTACAGGCTCTTTAGATGTAAAAGAAGCTGCGGCAATGGTAATGCCACTGATGGGCACCGCTCGTGCAGCAGTAAAAAATGCAGTTAAAGGTCCCTCCAAAGGAACTGGTTTGGCAACTATACCTTCTCAAGAAGATGGAGCCAAAGGCGGTGGTGGTGATATTGTAGGTCTAACTGCTCAAGCCCAGGGAAAAACGGAATCGTCTGCAACAGATACGTCAACATGGTCTGCCAGTGATGTATCGCAATTCATGAAAAATGTTTCATGGGGGAAGACTGATTCTCAGGCACTTACCAATCAATTAGCTCATGGCATTAATAGACAAGGTGGCGAATCCTTTAAACAGTCATGGGGTGATAATTTATCTCAAAATCTATCTAAGTCTGCACAAGAGCTTGTTTCTGCCACTAATGCATATACAACAATGGATCAATTGCAAAACTCTATGGGCTCGATGACAAATAGCGACTTTAAAACATTGGGTGGCGAAGTCGCTCGCTCGCCAGAAGCAATGGATTACCTCAACCAACATTATCAAAATGCACCGGACTCAGTTCGAAAAGAAGCGGCAAATCTCGAACAAAGATATCGTGGTTATGGCATGGACCCAGGTGTAGCTAAAGCGGCAGCTAGACTGACAGCTATGACAAATACCAACAACTATCAGCCAGGGCAACAAGTTGGAGGCTTCCAAGCTGCTGTTAGTGCAATCAACTTAGCTACCGGGAGAAATAGCGGATTTGAAAGCGACCCTCTACAGTACAGCGGCCTCACTCCTCCGACTGTGCCAGAGAATTTAGGGCAGACAGTTGGCAGCAACGTTGGAAGCGGTCCTGTTTTACCTTCCAATTTTAGGGAGAACACAATCAGTACGTCTGGCACAGCTCCGGTAACAGAAACGCCACCAACACCTCCTGTTACTCCGGTAACTGGCGAACATGATGCAAACCTCCAACAATTAGGCAATCTTGCAAATCAGACTAACCGAGCTGTTTCTAGCCCAGAAGAGCAAAAAGCAAGAAATAATATGCTCAATGCTTTGCCGGATATGTCATGGAGCGCTTCCACTTGGGGGGCAGTAGACAATACTGGAGACTGGTTAGCTCGAAGAGCTGAGCAAGTTGGTGGTGCAGCAGTAGCTGGTGGACAGGCGACAGCGAGCGATTTTTCAAATGCAATGGATCAGTTGCGAACCATGACACCAGAACAAAGGGACCAGTTTATCGAAGCGACTCAACGTGGTGACGACTATATATCCGAAGAGTACGGCTTTGGCGGAGAAATGGCAGTTGCAGCGGCAAAATTAGGTCGTAATGTTGTTGGCGCAGCAGCTAGCGGTTACAACGCAGCCAAAGAGTGGTTAACGGGAGAGTCGGATCTATCAGAAGCAGCGAAAGGAATGAGCTTAGAACAACGAGGGGCATTCTACGCAGCAGCGGCAGCGTCGGCAGCGGAAGCTGGCGGTAGTGCAGCAGCTAATTTCATGGAACAATATGGAGATGAATTCAAGCAAACTATGGCTGAGCTCGGGACATCGAGATACGGTTTAACAAACGAACAAGCGGCTGTTTATGCTGAATCTTTTGATACTAACCAAGATAGAATGAGTCAAGCTGTTAACAACTTAAAAATGCAGTATGCTGAAACTGATGCTAATGGTTCAGTAATGATGAATGAAGATGGCAGCCCTGTTTTATCTCAACAAAACCAAGAGTTTACAGACCAACTTGTGAATGTTTTACAAAATGCAGGTGACGCTGGAGATAGATCAGGAAGTTATCTTACTGCCGTTCGTGGCTACAACATTGCAAATCAGCAATTCGATTAA
- a CDS encoding transglycosylase SLT domain-containing protein, whose amino-acid sequence MARVKKFIAITLLGMSSVANAIDLTGTVFEKAAIKHGVEAKLLYSVALAESATGRGDGNISPWPWALRTLKGGPHYETSLESAKLKLDALLAQHGRNVDVGMMQINLRWHGDKVSSPDELLDPAKNVDVGAGYLAQCISSAPGDLELGIGRYYTWSDEARARNYGSRILAIYRNLDTEGI is encoded by the coding sequence ATGGCAAGGGTCAAGAAGTTTATAGCAATTACGTTGCTCGGGATGTCTAGCGTAGCAAACGCGATTGACTTAACTGGTACAGTATTCGAAAAGGCAGCAATAAAACACGGTGTAGAAGCGAAGCTTTTGTACTCTGTTGCGTTGGCTGAGTCAGCTACAGGTCGAGGTGATGGAAACATTAGCCCTTGGCCTTGGGCATTAAGGACACTCAAAGGTGGTCCTCATTACGAGACCTCTCTCGAATCAGCCAAGTTAAAACTCGATGCACTTCTCGCTCAGCACGGAAGAAATGTTGACGTAGGTATGATGCAAATCAATCTACGTTGGCATGGAGATAAAGTAAGTTCTCCAGATGAGCTCTTGGACCCTGCTAAAAACGTTGACGTCGGAGCTGGTTACTTAGCCCAGTGCATTTCGTCCGCTCCTGGAGATTTGGAGCTAGGCATCGGTCGTTATTACACCTGGTCTGATGAAGCTAGAGCAAGAAATTACGGCAGTCGAATCCTTGCCATTTATAGAAACTTGGATACTGAGGGCATTTAG
- a CDS encoding helix-turn-helix domain-containing protein — MYLNSEIPQNEEQKRSWIKYQLKIQGKSLASLAREHKTSRQVLSNTLYEPSPRWEYVIAQALNKKPTEIWPERYEDGLPKEKLKV; from the coding sequence ATGTATTTGAATAGCGAAATTCCCCAAAACGAAGAACAGAAACGCAGTTGGATAAAGTATCAATTAAAGATACAAGGGAAATCCCTGGCATCCCTGGCAAGGGAGCACAAAACATCTCGACAAGTACTTTCTAACACTTTGTACGAACCGTCCCCGCGCTGGGAGTACGTTATCGCACAAGCGTTAAACAAAAAGCCTACTGAGATATGGCCGGAAAGATACGAAGACGGATTACCAAAAGAAAAATTGAAAGTTTAA
- a CDS encoding FlhC family transcriptional regulator produces the protein MSCNSNSLARWISARNMALAGYITKIIMVETGLTYKQVRRMYKELEDEGLEICRKSRTARGGATLIHSHTSKIEASLLMQLYYNIAGEAALRSINIDALHVAYQMYCAIRNETPGMKGTRWQMLDITDAWCLAQELRSGEAMIETCHSCKCNYFTSVNQRTSVDCPFCKNQACSGKNEEESLTHESNYSYA, from the coding sequence ATGAGTTGTAATTCAAACTCTTTGGCCCGATGGATATCGGCTAGGAACATGGCTTTGGCTGGATACATTACCAAGATCATCATGGTAGAAACAGGGCTTACCTACAAGCAAGTACGTAGAATGTACAAAGAGCTAGAAGATGAAGGTCTTGAAATTTGCAGGAAGAGTAGAACTGCGCGTGGAGGTGCAACTTTGATTCATAGCCATACATCAAAGATTGAAGCGTCTCTATTGATGCAGCTTTATTACAATATAGCTGGCGAAGCGGCCCTTCGTTCAATAAACATTGATGCACTCCATGTGGCTTACCAAATGTATTGCGCTATTAGAAATGAGACGCCTGGAATGAAAGGAACTCGTTGGCAGATGCTCGACATCACCGATGCGTGGTGTTTAGCCCAAGAGCTGCGTTCTGGTGAAGCTATGATAGAAACTTGTCATAGCTGCAAGTGCAACTACTTCACATCAGTTAATCAAAGAACAAGTGTGGATTGCCCTTTCTGTAAAAACCAAGCATGTAGCGGAAAAAATGAAGAAGAATCGCTCACCCATGAAAGCAACTATTCTTATGCTTGA